A region of Mustela nigripes isolate SB6536 chromosome 18, MUSNIG.SB6536, whole genome shotgun sequence DNA encodes the following proteins:
- the LOC132006573 gene encoding olfactory receptor 10C1-like — MNLSCSSWQDNSLSVKYFMFAKFSEVREQCFLLFTLILLMFLFSLTGNALIALAIWTNSVLHTPMYFFLANLSLLEIGYTCSVIPKMLQSLVSEARGISREGCATQMFFFTLFAISECCLLAAMAFDRYMAICSPLHYATRMSRGVCAQLAVVSWGVGCMVGLGQTNYIFSLNFCGPCEIDHFFCDLPPILALACGDTSHNEAAVFVVAILCISSPFLLIIASYGRILAAVLIMPSPEGRRKALSTCSSHLLVVTLFYGSGSVTYLRPKASHSPGIDKLLALFYTVVTSMLNPIIYSLRNKEVKAALQRTLGKKKVLTHG, encoded by the coding sequence ATGAACCTCAGCTGCTCCTCGTGGCAAGACAACAGCCTGTCTGTCAAGTACTTCATGTTTGCCAAGTTCTCTGAGGTCAGAGAACAGTGTTTCCTTTTATTCACCCTCATCCTCCTCATGTTTTTATTCTCCCTCACAGGAAATGCCCTCATAGCCCTTGCCATCTGGACCAACTCAGTcctccacacacccatgtacttcttcctggccAACCTGTCTCTCTTAGAGATTGGCTACACATGCTCAGTCATACCCAAGATGCTGCAGAGCCTCGTGAGTGAAGCCCGGGGTATCTCCCGGGAGGGGTGTGCTACACAGATGTTTTTCTTCACATTATTTGCTATCAGTGAGTGCTGTCTTTTGGCAGCCATGGCTTTTGACCGCTACATGGCCATATGCTCCCCACTGCACTATGCAACACGAATGAGCCGTGGGGTATGTGCCCAGTTGGCAGTCGTTTCCTGGGGAGTGGGTTGCATGGTAGGCTTGGGCCAGACCAACTACATTTTCTCCTTGAACTTCTGTGGCCCCTGTGAAATAGACCACTTCTTCTGTGACCTTCCCCCTATCCTGGCTCTTGCCTGTGGTGATACATCCCATAATGAGGCTGCAGTTTTTGTTGTCGCCATTCTTTGCATTTCCAGTCCATTTTTACTAATCATTGCTTCCTATGGCAGGATCCTAGCTGCTGTGTTGATCATGCCCTCCCCTGAGGGCCGCCGTAAAGCTCTTTCCACCTGTTCTTCCCACCTGCTTGTAGTGACGCTTTTCTATGGCTCTGGGTCTGTCACCTACTTGAGACCCAAGGCCAGCCATTCACCAGGAATAGATAAACTCCTAGCTCTGTTCTACACAGTGGTGACATCCATGCTCAATCCCATCATCTACAGCTTACGGAACAAGGAGGTCAAGGCAGCTCTCCAGAGAACCCTGGGTAAGAAGAAAGTTTTGACTCATGGGTAG